In one Aquabacterium sp. OR-4 genomic region, the following are encoded:
- a CDS encoding cytochrome c oxidase assembly protein — MLQRLHRDNRRMLGKLMVVALAMFGFGYALVPMYRTICDALGINVLSVSERVTGAGLSGNAARKGNTQVDTSRKVTIEFDANARGPWDFKPAVRSVQVHPGELATVMYEFRNKQDRSMAAQAIPSYAPMQAGSHFNKLECFCFNEYTLAPGESKQWPVVFYVDPKLPRDVTTITLSYTFFEVAGKQVGKKTAQAPLAVGAGT; from the coding sequence ATGCTCCAGCGCCTGCACCGGGACAACCGGCGCATGCTCGGCAAGCTGATGGTGGTGGCCCTGGCGATGTTCGGCTTCGGCTATGCGCTGGTGCCGATGTACCGCACGATCTGCGATGCCCTGGGCATCAATGTGCTGTCGGTCAGCGAGCGGGTCACCGGTGCCGGCCTGTCGGGCAATGCCGCACGCAAGGGCAATACCCAGGTCGATACCAGCCGCAAGGTGACCATCGAGTTCGATGCCAACGCCCGCGGGCCCTGGGATTTCAAGCCCGCGGTGCGCTCGGTGCAGGTTCATCCGGGCGAGCTGGCCACGGTGATGTACGAGTTCCGCAACAAGCAGGATCGCAGCATGGCCGCGCAGGCCATTCCCAGCTATGCACCCATGCAGGCGGGCAGCCACTTCAACAAGCTCGAGTGCTTCTGCTTCAACGAGTACACGCTGGCGCCGGGCGAGAGCAAGCAGTGGCCGGTGGTGTTCTATGTCGATCCCAAGCTGCCGCGCGACGTGACCACCATCACCTTGTCGTACACCTTCTTCGAGGTGGCCGGCAAGCAGGTGGGCAAGAAGACGGCGCAGGCGCCGCTGGCGGTGGGAGCCGGCACATGA
- a CDS encoding rhodanese-like domain-containing protein gives MKFIIDNWMLIALALVSGGILLWQALQKGSGIGTTQAVALINREKGVLIDVSEPAEYAAGHPQGARNVPLAQLAGAKELPSNKALPVILVCASGARASRAAGQLRKAGHERAVALHGGLAAWREANLPVEKA, from the coding sequence GTGAAGTTCATCATCGACAACTGGATGCTGATCGCCCTGGCGCTTGTCTCGGGCGGCATCCTGCTGTGGCAAGCACTGCAGAAGGGCTCCGGCATCGGCACCACCCAGGCCGTGGCCCTGATCAACCGCGAGAAGGGCGTGCTGATCGATGTGAGCGAGCCGGCCGAATACGCCGCCGGCCATCCGCAGGGCGCGCGCAACGTGCCGCTGGCCCAGCTGGCCGGCGCCAAGGAGCTGCCGTCGAACAAGGCGCTGCCGGTGATCCTGGTGTGCGCCAGCGGGGCGCGCGCCAGCCGCGCCGCGGGCCAGCTGCGCAAGGCCGGCCACGAACGCGCGGTGGCGCTGCACGGCGGCCTGGCTGCCTGGCGCGAGGCCAATCTGCCGGTCGAGAAGGCTTGA
- a CDS encoding DUF2970 domain-containing protein, which yields MSDELKHAAQRPGSLLQTMRAVAWSFFGVRRSADHAQDVSRLNPVHVILAGIAGAALFVLALVLLVKWVVASGVAS from the coding sequence ATGAGCGACGAGCTGAAGCACGCCGCGCAGCGCCCGGGCTCGCTGTTGCAGACGATGCGCGCCGTGGCCTGGTCGTTCTTCGGCGTGCGGCGCTCGGCCGACCATGCGCAGGACGTCAGCCGGCTCAACCCGGTGCATGTGATTCTGGCCGGCATCGCGGGCGCGGCACTGTTCGTGCTGGCGCTGGTGCTGCTGGTCAAGTGGGTGGTGGCCAGCGGTGTGGCAAGCTGA
- the ctaD gene encoding cytochrome c oxidase subunit I, translating into MSAVLDHHGHAAHDDHHDHGPLHGWRRWVFATNHKDIGTMYLLFAFAMLMIGGVLALCIRAELFQPGLQYFNPELFNSFTTMHGLIMVFGAIMPAFVGFANWMIPLQIGASDMAFARMNNFSFWLMIPAAIMLAGSFFMPGGAPAAGWTLYAPLTLQMGPSMDAGIFAMHILGASSIMGSINIIVTILNMRAPGMTLMKMPLFAWTWLITAYLLIAVMPVLAGAITMTLTDRHFGTSFFTPAGGGDPIMYQHIFWFFGHPEVYIMILPAFGIVSAIVPAFARKRLFGYTSMVYATASIAILSFIVWAHHMYATGMPVTGQLFFMYATMLIAVPTGVKIFNWIATMWRGSMTFETPMLWSVGFIFVFTMGGFTGLILSMAPVDIQLQDTYYVVAHFHYVLVAGSLFALFAGVYYWGPKWTGVMYSEFRGKLHFWWSLIAFNVTFFPMHFLGLAGMPRRYADYPMQFTEFNQIASVGAFAFGLAQVYFFLFVVVPMMRGKGEKAAQKPWEAAEGLEWEVPSPAPFHTFENPPKLDASATRVLG; encoded by the coding sequence ATGAGCGCTGTCCTCGACCATCACGGCCACGCGGCCCACGATGACCACCACGACCACGGCCCGCTGCACGGCTGGCGCCGCTGGGTGTTCGCGACCAACCACAAGGACATCGGCACGATGTACCTGTTGTTCGCATTCGCCATGCTGATGATCGGCGGCGTGCTGGCGCTGTGCATCCGCGCCGAGCTGTTCCAGCCCGGCCTGCAGTACTTCAACCCCGAACTGTTCAACTCGTTCACCACGATGCACGGGCTGATCATGGTGTTCGGCGCCATCATGCCGGCCTTCGTGGGCTTCGCGAACTGGATGATCCCGCTGCAGATCGGCGCATCCGACATGGCGTTCGCGCGCATGAACAATTTCAGCTTCTGGCTGATGATCCCGGCGGCCATCATGCTGGCCGGCTCGTTCTTCATGCCCGGTGGCGCGCCGGCCGCTGGCTGGACGCTCTATGCCCCGCTGACCCTGCAGATGGGCCCCAGCATGGACGCCGGCATCTTCGCGATGCACATCCTCGGCGCCAGCTCGATCATGGGCTCGATCAACATCATCGTCACCATCCTGAACATGCGCGCGCCGGGCATGACGCTGATGAAGATGCCGCTGTTCGCCTGGACCTGGCTGATCACCGCCTACCTGCTGATCGCGGTGATGCCGGTGCTGGCCGGTGCGATCACGATGACGCTGACCGACCGCCATTTCGGCACCAGCTTCTTCACGCCCGCCGGCGGTGGCGACCCGATCATGTACCAGCACATCTTCTGGTTCTTCGGGCACCCCGAGGTCTACATCATGATCCTGCCGGCCTTCGGCATCGTCAGCGCCATCGTGCCGGCCTTCGCGCGCAAGCGCCTGTTCGGCTACACCTCGATGGTCTACGCCACGGCCTCGATCGCGATCCTGTCGTTCATCGTCTGGGCCCACCACATGTATGCCACCGGCATGCCCGTGACCGGCCAGCTGTTCTTCATGTACGCCACGATGCTGATCGCCGTGCCCACGGGCGTGAAGATCTTCAACTGGATTGCCACCATGTGGCGTGGCTCGATGACCTTCGAGACCCCGATGCTGTGGTCAGTGGGCTTCATCTTCGTGTTCACGATGGGCGGCTTCACCGGCCTGATCCTGTCGATGGCACCGGTCGACATCCAGCTGCAGGACACCTACTACGTGGTGGCGCACTTCCACTACGTGCTGGTGGCCGGCTCGCTGTTCGCGCTGTTTGCCGGCGTGTACTACTGGGGCCCGAAGTGGACCGGCGTGATGTACTCCGAATTCCGCGGCAAGCTGCACTTCTGGTGGTCGCTGATCGCGTTCAACGTCACCTTCTTCCCGATGCACTTCCTGGGTCTGGCCGGCATGCCGCGTCGTTATGCCGACTACCCGATGCAGTTCACCGAGTTCAACCAGATCGCCAGCGTCGGCGCCTTCGCCTTCGGTCTGGCCCAGGTGTACTTCTTCCTGTTCGTCGTCGTGCCGATGATGCGCGGCAAGGGCGAGAAGGCAGCGCAAAAGCCCTGGGAGGCCGCCGAAGGCCTGGAGTGGGAAGTGCCGTCGCCGGCGCCGTTCCACACCTTCGAGAACCCGCCCAAGCTCGACGCCAGCGCCACGCGCGTGCTGGGTTGA
- the gpmI gene encoding 2,3-bisphosphoglycerate-independent phosphoglycerate mutase, with the protein MKLSPAQAPARVVFLVLDGVGDGPGDAFDAVALARTPNLDQLRREALVTAIRAHGTAVGLPSDGDIGNSEVGHNILGAGRVFPQGASSVETAIASGAIWQGCWRDVVGSVQASGGTLHLLGLLSDGNVHAHERHLFAMLDRAALEGLKRVRVHVLLDGRDVMDKTAHVHLERLEQHLAALRQAHGIDACIASGGGRMAITMDRYGADWPMVARGWQTHVLGQAPVFASALAALQAARAATADLSDQYVPAFVVADAQGQACGTVHDGDAVVLFNFRGDRAIEITRAFTEGAGFTEFERQRVPQVFFAGMMLYDGDAGIPAHFLVAPAAVSDTVSECLADSGVRQFACAETQKFGHITYFWNGNRSGKFNDATETYLEIPSDRVSFDQRPWMKSAETADALLEAIADPGYQFVRANFAGGDMVGHTGKLEAAILAVEAVDLAVGRLMQAAQAQQLCLIVTADHGNAEDMVERDGKGQPLKDAAGQPMGRTSHTRSLVPFIVRDYSGRAWQLAEVAQPGLANAAATIVTLLGLQVPAHFEPSLVRPAG; encoded by the coding sequence ATGAAACTCAGCCCTGCCCAAGCCCCTGCCCGCGTCGTGTTCCTGGTGCTGGATGGTGTGGGCGACGGCCCGGGCGACGCCTTCGATGCGGTGGCGCTGGCGCGCACGCCCAACCTGGACCAGCTGCGCCGCGAGGCCCTGGTGACCGCCATTCGCGCGCATGGCACGGCCGTGGGTCTGCCGTCCGACGGCGACATCGGCAACTCCGAGGTCGGCCACAACATCCTCGGCGCCGGCCGCGTGTTTCCGCAGGGCGCCAGCTCGGTGGAGACGGCCATCGCCTCGGGCGCGATCTGGCAGGGCTGCTGGCGCGACGTGGTCGGCAGCGTGCAGGCCAGCGGCGGCACGCTGCACCTGTTGGGCCTGCTGTCGGACGGCAACGTGCATGCCCACGAACGCCACCTGTTCGCCATGCTCGACCGCGCGGCGCTCGAGGGCCTCAAGCGGGTGCGCGTGCATGTGCTGCTGGATGGCCGCGACGTGATGGACAAGACCGCCCATGTGCACCTCGAGCGGCTCGAGCAGCACCTGGCGGCGCTGCGCCAGGCGCATGGCATCGATGCCTGCATCGCCTCGGGCGGCGGCCGCATGGCGATCACGATGGACCGCTATGGCGCCGACTGGCCGATGGTGGCGCGCGGCTGGCAGACCCATGTGCTGGGCCAGGCGCCGGTGTTTGCCTCGGCGCTGGCGGCACTGCAGGCCGCCCGCGCGGCCACCGCCGACCTCAGCGACCAGTATGTGCCGGCCTTCGTGGTGGCCGATGCCCAGGGCCAGGCCTGCGGCACGGTGCACGATGGCGACGCGGTGGTGCTGTTCAACTTTCGCGGCGACCGCGCCATCGAGATCACGCGCGCCTTCACCGAGGGTGCCGGCTTCACCGAGTTCGAGCGCCAGCGCGTGCCGCAGGTGTTCTTCGCCGGCATGATGCTGTACGACGGCGATGCCGGCATCCCGGCGCATTTTCTGGTGGCCCCGGCGGCGGTGTCCGACACGGTGTCGGAATGCCTGGCCGACAGCGGCGTGCGCCAGTTCGCCTGCGCCGAGACGCAGAAGTTCGGCCACATCACCTACTTCTGGAACGGCAACCGCTCGGGCAAGTTCAACGACGCCACCGAGACCTACCTCGAGATCCCGTCCGACCGCGTGTCGTTCGACCAGCGGCCATGGATGAAGAGCGCCGAGACCGCCGACGCGCTGCTCGAGGCCATCGCCGATCCGGGCTACCAGTTCGTGCGCGCCAACTTTGCCGGCGGCGACATGGTCGGCCACACCGGCAAGCTCGAGGCGGCCATCCTGGCGGTGGAGGCGGTCGACCTGGCGGTGGGCCGGCTGATGCAGGCGGCGCAGGCGCAGCAGCTGTGCCTGATCGTCACCGCCGACCATGGCAATGCCGAGGACATGGTCGAGCGCGACGGCAAGGGCCAGCCGCTGAAGGACGCCGCCGGCCAGCCGATGGGCCGCACCTCGCACACCCGCAGCCTGGTGCCCTTCATCGTGCGCGACTACAGCGGCCGCGCCTGGCAGCTGGCCGAGGTGGCCCAGCCCGGCCTGGCCAATGCCGCGGCCACCATCGTGACGCTGCTGGGCCTGCAGGTGCCGGCGCATTTCGAGCCCTCGCTGGTGCGCCCGGCCGGCTGA
- a CDS encoding ComF family protein: MSTPADRPAKTLRELWRGLAGAMPGPCALCGSWAPGALCAPCRLRFAAATPRCLRCALAVVQAGACGACLARPPAVAATVAAVDYGFPWDRLIGAFKFQQQPEWAPAFSGLIDAALRRHPAAPPADVVLPVPLAPARLAERGYNQAWQLARHLAARRGLPAHAGWLLRLRDTPHQVGASRTQRLHNLRAAMWVTPDGAAHLAGRHVALVDDVLTTGATAEAAAQALLTAGAASVQLWVLARTPAPER; encoded by the coding sequence ATGTCCACCCCGGCGGACCGCCCCGCCAAGACCTTGCGCGAGCTCTGGCGCGGCCTGGCAGGCGCCATGCCAGGGCCTTGTGCACTGTGCGGCAGCTGGGCCCCGGGCGCACTGTGCGCGCCGTGCCGGCTGCGCTTTGCCGCGGCCACGCCGCGCTGCCTGCGCTGTGCCCTGGCGGTGGTGCAGGCCGGCGCCTGCGGCGCCTGTCTGGCACGGCCGCCCGCGGTGGCCGCCACCGTGGCCGCGGTGGACTACGGCTTTCCCTGGGACCGGCTGATCGGCGCCTTCAAGTTCCAGCAGCAGCCCGAGTGGGCACCGGCCTTCTCCGGCCTGATCGACGCCGCGCTGCGCCGGCACCCGGCCGCGCCACCGGCCGACGTGGTGCTGCCGGTGCCGCTGGCACCTGCCCGGCTGGCCGAGCGCGGCTACAACCAGGCCTGGCAACTGGCCCGGCATCTGGCTGCCCGGCGCGGCCTGCCGGCGCATGCCGGCTGGCTGCTGCGCCTGCGCGACACGCCACACCAGGTGGGCGCCAGCCGCACGCAGCGCCTGCACAACCTGCGCGCGGCGATGTGGGTCACCCCCGATGGCGCAGCGCACCTGGCCGGCCGGCATGTGGCGCTGGTGGACGATGTATTGACCACCGGCGCCACCGCCGAGGCCGCGGCCCAGGCCCTGCTGACGGCCGGCGCGGCCAGCGTGCAGCTGTGGGTGCTGGCGCGCACACCGGCACCCGAGCGCTGA
- a CDS encoding cytochrome oxidase small assembly protein — protein MADSAGMANPAAQQRQRRANLKLAVVLASVALVFGVGFVTKIVLLGR, from the coding sequence ATGGCTGATTCGGCGGGCATGGCCAATCCGGCAGCGCAACAGCGCCAGCGCCGGGCCAATCTGAAGCTGGCCGTGGTGCTGGCCTCGGTGGCCCTGGTGTTCGGTGTGGGCTTCGTGACCAAGATCGTGCTGCTCGGTCGCTGA
- the grxC gene encoding glutaredoxin 3 — protein sequence MNPVRMYTTQVCPYCVRAKALLQQRGVATIEEVRVDLLPERRDEMIELTGRRTVPQIFIGATHVGGCDDLMALDRSGGLLPLLQGA from the coding sequence ATGAACCCGGTCCGCATGTACACGACCCAGGTCTGCCCCTACTGCGTGCGCGCCAAGGCCTTGTTGCAGCAGCGCGGCGTGGCCACGATCGAGGAAGTGCGTGTGGATCTGCTGCCCGAGCGCCGCGACGAAATGATCGAGCTGACCGGCCGCCGCACGGTGCCGCAGATCTTCATCGGCGCCACCCATGTGGGCGGCTGCGACGACCTGATGGCGCTCGACCGCAGCGGCGGCCTGCTGCCCCTGCTGCAGGGCGCCTGA
- the coxB gene encoding cytochrome c oxidase subunit II — MTKNTRWQRIGQSLTGLLAAAAAQSALAVNNLPGGPAVNQLDLHPPITKIAAEVQTLHYGLLVVCAVIFVAVFGVMFYSIIKHRKSVGAKSAHFHESVAVEIAWTIVPFVIVTAMGLAATKTVVAMKDTSNADLTIKATGYQWKWGYDYLKGEGEGIGFVSTLDVAQRQMSDAGKPAGDDYLLKVDNPLVVPVNKKIRIITTANDVIHAWMVPAFAVKQDAIPGFVRDTWFRAEKVGDFYGQCAELCGKEHAYMPIHVKVLAQADYAKWVEGKKKELAAKADDPAKVWKLEDLVTRGEKVYNANCAVCHKPDGKGAGPIKAVDGSALVLDADKGKQIAVLLNGQNNGAMPAWKSLSDTEIAAVITYTKNSWSNKTGQVVQPAEILAARK; from the coding sequence ATGACGAAGAACACGAGGTGGCAACGGATCGGTCAAAGCCTGACCGGTCTGCTCGCGGCGGCAGCCGCGCAATCGGCGCTGGCCGTCAACAACCTGCCCGGCGGGCCGGCGGTGAACCAGCTCGATCTGCATCCGCCGATCACCAAGATCGCTGCCGAGGTGCAGACCCTGCACTACGGCCTGCTGGTCGTCTGCGCGGTGATCTTCGTCGCGGTGTTCGGCGTGATGTTCTATTCGATCATCAAGCACCGCAAGTCGGTCGGCGCCAAGTCGGCGCACTTCCACGAGAGCGTGGCGGTCGAGATCGCCTGGACCATCGTGCCCTTCGTCATCGTCACGGCCATGGGCCTGGCGGCCACCAAGACCGTGGTGGCCATGAAGGACACCAGCAATGCCGACCTCACCATCAAGGCCACCGGCTACCAGTGGAAATGGGGCTACGACTACCTGAAGGGCGAAGGCGAAGGCATCGGCTTCGTCTCCACGCTCGACGTCGCGCAGCGCCAGATGTCCGACGCCGGCAAGCCCGCCGGTGACGACTACCTGCTGAAGGTCGACAACCCGCTGGTGGTGCCGGTCAACAAGAAGATCCGCATCATCACCACCGCCAACGACGTGATCCACGCCTGGATGGTGCCGGCCTTCGCGGTCAAGCAGGACGCCATCCCCGGCTTCGTGCGCGACACCTGGTTCCGCGCCGAGAAGGTGGGCGATTTTTATGGTCAGTGCGCCGAGCTGTGCGGCAAGGAGCACGCCTACATGCCCATCCACGTGAAGGTGCTGGCGCAGGCCGACTACGCCAAGTGGGTGGAAGGCAAGAAGAAGGAACTGGCCGCCAAGGCCGATGATCCGGCCAAGGTCTGGAAGCTCGAAGATCTGGTGACCCGTGGCGAGAAGGTCTACAACGCCAACTGCGCGGTCTGCCACAAGCCCGACGGCAAGGGCGCCGGCCCGATCAAGGCGGTGGATGGTTCGGCCCTGGTGCTGGATGCCGACAAGGGCAAGCAGATCGCCGTGCTGCTGAACGGCCAGAACAATGGTGCGATGCCGGCCTGGAAGAGCCTGTCCGATACCGAGATCGCCGCCGTGATCACGTACACCAAGAACAGCTGGTCGAACAAGACCGGCCAGGTGGTGCAGCCGGCCGAGATCCTTGCCGCGCGCAAGTGA
- the secB gene encoding protein-export chaperone SecB → MADQDDTPVFQIQRMYLKDLSLEQPNSPQILLEQQQPQVDINLSMGAEGVADGIFEVTVTATVTTKVGERTLFLVEAKQAGIFEIRHVPQDQLQGILSIVCPQMIYPYLRAIVSDVCTRAGFPPILLTEVNFQAMFEAQQAQAGGNGAN, encoded by the coding sequence ATGGCCGACCAAGACGATACCCCCGTGTTCCAGATCCAGCGCATGTATCTGAAGGATCTGTCGCTGGAGCAGCCCAACTCGCCGCAGATCCTGCTCGAGCAGCAGCAGCCGCAGGTCGACATCAACCTGTCGATGGGCGCCGAGGGCGTGGCCGACGGCATCTTCGAAGTCACGGTCACCGCCACCGTCACCACCAAGGTCGGCGAGCGCACGCTGTTCCTGGTGGAGGCCAAGCAGGCCGGCATCTTCGAGATCCGCCATGTGCCGCAAGACCAGCTGCAGGGCATCCTGAGCATCGTCTGCCCGCAGATGATCTACCCGTACCTGCGCGCCATCGTGTCCGACGTGTGCACGCGTGCCGGCTTCCCGCCGATCCTGCTCACCGAGGTGAACTTCCAGGCCATGTTCGAAGCCCAGCAGGCCCAGGCCGGCGGCAACGGCGCGAACTGA
- a CDS encoding NAD(P)H-dependent glycerol-3-phosphate dehydrogenase, with the protein MSVVVWGAGAWGTALAVAAAPRHRVLLWARDADQAAEMARTRRNARYLPEVVLPEALEISADAGLAAARSAEGLAIIGAPTAGLRERLAALPVATRVLWLSKGFEQNTGALGHEIARAIRPDLRAGVLSGPSFALEVARGQPTALVAASADAALCDLAVQAFHSESLRVYTSPDAVGVEVGGAVKNVMAIATGIADGLQLGQNARAALITRGLAEMTRLGLALGARADTFMGLSGLGDLVLTATGDLSRNRKVGLLLAEGRALPEILACLGHVAEGVYTAATLQQRAQDLGVDMPITDAVVAVLQGRATPGQALRELMRREARAELAHRAG; encoded by the coding sequence TTGTCCGTGGTCGTGTGGGGCGCGGGTGCCTGGGGCACGGCACTGGCCGTGGCCGCCGCACCGCGCCACCGCGTGCTGCTGTGGGCGCGCGACGCCGACCAGGCCGCCGAGATGGCGCGCACGCGGCGCAATGCGCGCTATCTGCCCGAGGTGGTGCTGCCCGAGGCGCTGGAGATCAGTGCCGATGCCGGGCTGGCCGCGGCGCGCAGCGCCGAGGGCTTGGCCATCATCGGCGCGCCCACCGCCGGGCTGCGCGAGCGTCTTGCGGCCTTGCCCGTGGCCACGCGCGTGCTGTGGCTCAGCAAGGGCTTCGAGCAGAACACCGGCGCGCTGGGCCACGAGATCGCGCGCGCCATCCGGCCCGATCTGCGCGCCGGCGTGCTGTCGGGCCCGAGCTTCGCGCTCGAGGTGGCGCGTGGCCAGCCCACCGCGCTGGTGGCCGCCAGTGCCGATGCCGCGCTGTGCGATCTGGCGGTGCAGGCCTTCCACAGCGAGAGCCTGCGCGTCTACACCTCGCCCGATGCGGTGGGCGTGGAAGTGGGTGGCGCGGTGAAAAACGTGATGGCCATCGCCACCGGCATTGCCGACGGCCTGCAGCTGGGCCAGAACGCGCGCGCCGCACTCATCACCCGCGGCCTGGCCGAGATGACCCGCCTGGGCCTGGCGCTGGGTGCGCGGGCCGACACCTTCATGGGCTTGTCGGGCCTGGGTGACCTGGTGCTCACCGCCACCGGCGACCTGTCGCGCAACCGCAAGGTGGGCCTGCTGCTGGCCGAGGGCCGGGCGCTGCCCGAGATCCTGGCCTGCCTGGGCCATGTGGCCGAGGGCGTCTACACCGCCGCCACGCTGCAGCAGCGTGCCCAGGACCTGGGTGTGGACATGCCCATCACCGACGCCGTGGTGGCCGTGCTGCAGGGCCGCGCCACACCCGGCCAGGCGCTGCGCGAGCTGATGCGGCGCGAGGCGCGCGCCGAGCTGGCGCACCGCGCCGGCTGA
- a CDS encoding class I SAM-dependent methyltransferase, giving the protein MPDSRPPQPLVDARALARQLDRLARAEAPPWLHQEVARRMAERLVVMRETPSQWLDWWAWLGAGAQPVQALWPQAERRVVEPTPALAERSRATLQAPWWAWRRRQALAQAVLDETAVPPGQAQMLWASMVLHAVPDPVALMARWHAALAVGGFLMFSSFGPDTWRELRSLYAAAGWPAPHPPFTDMHDIGDQLVHAGFADPVMDQETLRLHWSSPEALLAELRSLGGHLGAGRLPGLRTPRWRQRLLAALAERADSQGRIGLTVEIVYGHAFKAAPRARPGEPVTVSLDGLLASMKQGRPLR; this is encoded by the coding sequence ATGCCCGATTCGCGCCCGCCGCAGCCCCTTGTCGATGCCCGGGCGCTGGCGCGGCAACTTGACCGCCTGGCCCGCGCCGAGGCGCCGCCCTGGCTGCATCAGGAGGTGGCGCGGCGCATGGCCGAGCGCCTGGTGGTGATGCGCGAGACGCCGTCGCAATGGCTGGACTGGTGGGCCTGGCTGGGGGCTGGCGCGCAGCCGGTGCAGGCCCTGTGGCCGCAGGCCGAGCGGCGTGTCGTCGAGCCCACGCCGGCCCTGGCCGAGCGCAGCCGCGCCACGCTGCAGGCACCCTGGTGGGCCTGGCGCCGGCGCCAGGCACTGGCCCAGGCGGTGCTGGACGAAACGGCCGTGCCACCCGGCCAGGCGCAAATGCTGTGGGCCAGCATGGTGCTGCACGCCGTGCCCGACCCGGTGGCGCTGATGGCGCGCTGGCACGCGGCGCTGGCCGTGGGTGGCTTCCTGATGTTCTCGAGCTTCGGCCCCGACACCTGGCGCGAGCTGCGTTCGCTGTATGCAGCGGCCGGCTGGCCGGCGCCGCATCCGCCCTTCACCGACATGCACGACATCGGCGACCAGCTGGTGCATGCCGGCTTTGCCGATCCGGTGATGGACCAGGAGACCTTGCGCCTGCACTGGTCCTCGCCCGAGGCGCTGCTGGCCGAGTTGCGCAGCCTGGGTGGGCATCTGGGCGCGGGCCGCCTGCCGGGCCTGCGCACGCCGCGCTGGCGCCAGCGCCTGCTCGCCGCCCTGGCCGAGCGCGCCGACAGCCAGGGCCGCATCGGGCTGACGGTCGAGATCGTCTATGGCCATGCCTTCAAGGCGGCGCCCCGCGCCCGGCCCGGCGAGCCGGTGACGGTGTCGCTCGATGGCCTGCTCGCGTCAATGAAACAAGGCCGTCCGTTGCGCTGA
- a CDS encoding tRNA (cytidine(34)-2'-O)-methyltransferase: MFNIVLVHPEIPPNTGNVIRLAANTGCALHLVEPLGFSMDDKLLRRAGLDYHEYAAVHRHADWAALQQVRQASGGRAFAFTTRGALALAEASRQGWQAGDWFVFGSESGGLPEAVREGFASERRVRLPMRAGQRSLNLSNAVAVVVFDAWRQLAYDGGS, encoded by the coding sequence ATGTTCAACATCGTGCTCGTGCATCCCGAGATCCCGCCCAACACCGGCAACGTGATCCGCCTGGCAGCCAACACCGGCTGTGCGCTGCATCTGGTGGAGCCACTGGGCTTCTCGATGGACGACAAGCTGCTGCGCCGCGCCGGGCTCGACTACCACGAGTACGCCGCGGTGCACCGCCATGCCGACTGGGCCGCGCTGCAGCAGGTGCGGCAGGCCAGCGGCGGCCGGGCCTTCGCGTTCACCACCCGCGGCGCGCTGGCGCTGGCCGAGGCCTCGCGCCAGGGCTGGCAGGCCGGTGACTGGTTTGTCTTCGGCAGCGAGTCGGGCGGCCTGCCCGAGGCGGTGCGCGAGGGCTTTGCCAGCGAGCGCCGGGTGCGGCTGCCGATGCGCGCCGGCCAGCGCAGCCTGAACCTCAGCAATGCCGTGGCCGTGGTGGTGTTCGACGCCTGGCGCCAGTTGGCCTACGACGGCGGCAGCTGA
- a CDS encoding DUF2244 domain-containing protein, which produces MTAAFASSPWPAPSAHRSDKGWRFAQQLEAPAGWCFDLRRNVSISPRQLIAAYLLLCSVSLLVAGGFWWHGVGLVVVFTGIELVAVGVAMLMVARHAGDRETVTLSGREVAVEQRVGPGVERVTFRAEWLRVEPAAEDGSLVELSGEGRSVRIGRHVRPELRVELARELRRALRLLRSTGDRVVVHEQQQ; this is translated from the coding sequence ATGACCGCCGCCTTCGCTTCCAGCCCCTGGCCCGCGCCCTCTGCTCACAGGTCGGACAAGGGTTGGCGCTTTGCGCAGCAGCTGGAGGCGCCGGCAGGCTGGTGCTTCGATTTGAGACGCAATGTCTCGATTTCGCCGCGTCAACTGATCGCCGCCTACCTGTTGCTGTGCTCGGTTTCACTGCTGGTCGCAGGGGGATTCTGGTGGCATGGTGTTGGGTTGGTGGTGGTTTTCACGGGCATTGAATTGGTGGCCGTCGGGGTGGCGATGCTGATGGTGGCGCGCCATGCCGGCGACCGCGAGACGGTCACGCTGAGCGGTCGCGAGGTGGCCGTCGAGCAGCGTGTCGGCCCCGGGGTCGAGCGCGTGACGTTCCGCGCCGAATGGTTGAGGGTGGAGCCAGCGGCCGAAGACGGCTCGCTGGTCGAGTTGTCCGGCGAAGGCCGCAGCGTGCGCATCGGGCGTCACGTGCGGCCTGAACTGCGGGTGGAACTCGCACGGGAGCTGCGCCGCGCGCTGCGCCTGTTGCGCAGCACCGGCGATCGGGTTGTGGTTCACGAACAGCAGCAATGA